The proteins below come from a single Candidatus Saccharimonadia bacterium genomic window:
- a CDS encoding DUF6788 family protein, with amino-acid sequence RARQKLVGKLPITGELLRGSLLERTIRHTKGCPKCARGEGHHVFVLTVTYPGGRTRQLSVRRERVAEVRRWLSNYQDLKEAIETVCELNHELLRPEAASKRRRKQHD; translated from the coding sequence CGAGCGCGCCAGAAGCTGGTCGGCAAATTGCCGATCACGGGCGAGTTGCTGCGCGGCTCGCTGCTGGAACGCACCATCCGTCACACCAAAGGATGCCCGAAATGCGCGCGTGGCGAAGGGCATCACGTGTTTGTCTTGACGGTGACCTACCCGGGAGGACGTACGCGCCAGCTCAGCGTGCGGCGCGAGCGGGTTGCCGAGGTGCGCCGCTGGCTGAGCAATTATCAGGACCTGAAGGAGGCGATTGAGACCGTTTGCGAGCTTAATCATGAGCTGCTGCGTCCGGAGGCCGCATCGAAGAGGCGGAGGAAGCAGCATGATTGA